The following nucleotide sequence is from Drosophila kikkawai strain 14028-0561.14 chromosome 2L, DkikHiC1v2, whole genome shotgun sequence.
taaatctGACATTTCAGAGGAGCTGTGACTGGAGGAATcgattatatatgtatttcacAGAAACACTACCATAGCAAGGAAACTGTCCAAGATGTAGGTTGTAATTCTGTCTCCAGTTATAGACGCTTGACTGTTTCAGACTGCTGAGAAGTTTCAGCCACAGAAGCCTTAGCAAAATTGATCTGGCATCATGAAATATGCATGCGCATATTCTGCGATCCAATCACAAAGAGTATCGGCGATAACAAAGCATCGCCATAAGGAAATGATTTGCCTTTTATGCACGCCCACCAGACAATAACCGATTAATGGGGATGTTTAAAAGGCGTTCACAAAAAGCATACCACATGGCAGCAGGGCAGCAATTCATCTCTCTGAAGGAACCTCCCTTTTTCGAAATCATTCTACTCAAATGGGAGGGTTACGAAGTCGCTGACCTGCGAAACGTGATCGCCGATCCATAGATTTAATCGGATGGCAATTTACCTGCGCAATTCCATCGGCGTTGAGAGGTGTACTTGCCACTTGTCTGGTTTTCCAATCACCGCAGCAAAACACCTTTGCGTTGCGAATCCGCTTGCCTAATTCGTGATACATCTCacttaagtttaatttaattactgaATTTATCGCTTACTGCTGTAAGTGCACGCGCCTTTCACGTGTCTGCGGTAAAAACACGTCCTCATTTTGATGGCCTACGCTTGCAACTTGTTTATATGTGGTTCTGTATCAGCGACAATCGCCAGGAGGAGATGCTCGCCGCTCTAGAAGCGGACTGGAACTTGTTGCTCATCCGCCGCGAACGTGACACATGTCGATTGTTGCCGTCGCTCTCCTCTGGCCAGATGATAAGCCCGAAACTGGCGCATCAGGTTTTGCGTTTATTTATACCACCACAGAGCACGATCCCTGACGTCACAGCGCGGCGACAGTAGTGACGTAGGAGATGATTTATCGACTGCCGGCGAAGGGCAGGTGGGGCTGGTTGGTTGGCAAGTTTAAGGTTGCAGCGACGGTATAATCAACACCGGCCCCTCCGCCGTGGTTTCCGCTTTGCCTTTTCGCTGTAATGCGCTTAGCATTTCTCCGGTTCAGGAAATCGCTTTATATGGCTTTCGGGGCGTGGGGATGGGTCTCTTCTGGGCCTCCTCCTGGTCGCCGTGCCTCCGGGCCCCCTGAGTTGCATAATTTTGGCCCCAATTGGCGGCCAgggtttgtttattttggccTGGCGTGATTCACATTCGAAGGTTCGCCAGCAAATACGATTTCCAAATGGTTGTTTTCGAGGGGGCGTGAATCATTACGCCGCCCCCATTTCGCCTCCATCTCCGCCCACACATCTAACCTGTTTATGTCTACGCTAATCGTCCTTCACCCTCTGGCCCTGGCTTACCTCCAAGTgtgttttttgtggttttatcAGCCGCCGAGGCGTTTATCAGCCACAAAGATTTAGACTCTGGCACGCTTTTTCATCAGCCACCAGCAAGTTTTCGTGGTGGTGGGGTgtttaccaaaaaaatattctcggaaaataaagaaatgaataaaaaacaaagagcccCCCTTCCCACCCCTCCGTCTGTCTGACAGTTGttggtttatttgtttacacTCTCCTGGCTTTTTATTGCTGAAGAATTCGCCAGAGTCCAttgtttttggccgagttcgTGGCGTTTCTGTTGTTTTCCTCGCTCACTAAACTTCCCCGCGCGTTCTTTTCCTAGGCATTTGGCATTCaactgcattttatttatttatttcgggGCAATTCAAgcagcttttgttttgctctCCTCGTTTGATTGAGTTTAAAATAAACGCAAGTAACACCCCCCAGAGAGAGGTATGCGAGTGTGTCTGGCCTACTTCATCATTTAGGACAAGTATCGCCCATTTTGGGGGCTACTGGCCTCTTCTGCTACTCTTCTAAGGGGTTCTCGATCACAACTAGTTGCGATGTGAGCCTTAAGTTATATAATCGATCGCTGCTTGATTGCCTAAATTCATCAGTGGCTCTCGCGCTCGTCTTCATTGCATTTTGAATACCCCGAAGATCGCATTGTTCCATCAATTGAAATGCATGCCCCATTGACGTAGGAACCTCTGGCACTTCCTCTGGAACACTTGTTGCCCTCTTTTGTTGAAGTATTTACACAGCAGATAATAATAGGTAGACTTTGAACGATCAAGGCagtctttaatttaaaatggaataactatcaaatttaaataaattcttaactCTTAGGTTATCCTTAGGTTAGTTGGGAATATACAAATCATAGAGATCAATCAAGATGTCCGTTCAAATCACCCGTTTCTCTCACTGTATTCATTTGTAAGGGGTAGTTATCTCAGGGGCCTATCGCCTGCAATCTAATCACTCTCTTATCAGGTAATTGCTGCGTGCCAGGGCTGTGCTCCGCTCCGATAAGAGCTTTTGCCAATTTCTTGGCATGGCGAGGGGGGCGACGCAGCAAGCCGCCATCTCGTGATCAAGGGAGACACAACCAGAAACCAATCTCCTCGAACCTCATCAAACCAGCTGTGCGAGCAACTTGCTCACAAGTATTTACAAAACTAGTTTGGGCCGTTTCGCTGCACTTGCGAATTCTCATTTTCGATAGTGCAAAAATGTATATAGACGGGTTGAAATGGAGGGACGGTCGGGTGCCGAAAGCGACGACGGGCGGCTCGCTACGCACACCGAACAACAGCGACGACGTCGCGACGTTGGCTTCGTCACTCGACTCGCCCTGCAGTCTCTCCCACAAAATTTCTCGGCGCTTTCCTCTGCAGTCGTCCCACGAACGTTGGCGCTTTTGGTCGAACAAAAAAATTGGCTCGCGCGGAAAATGATTGCCCCGCCCCTTGGTGCCCTGGGAAAAGTGCTGGTGGCATATTGAAGCAAGTGTAGGAATAACCAACACTCAAATTCACACAAAACAGTCTAGGCAACTCCGGAAAGATCTGTCAGCAGTAAATACAAAGTGAAAAGGTGGACAAGTGATCAGTGTAGTGACAACTGTGACAATAACAGATCTGCAAAATGCTAAAGTTATTCAAAAAGTCGAAAGACAAAATACCCAAGTCGGAGATCATAACCGAACCCAATGAGCCCAGGACCCCACCGGTCTCCAAATGCGGCAAGCCGCTGCAGCTGGACAACTGTCGGCGGGAGGCAAGTATATACACATATCCGAGAGATAAAACCTGAACTTTGGCCAAGATATCACGTTCGAAAATAGTCTATATGTATCGTGTGGAACCGATAGTAATTCTGCGGCCCTGGCGTTATTGCGTCATGTCTAGCGTTTAGTGTTTAGCCTTTCGAAATTCCCAGAAATCTGCATGAATCTGCGGTTCAACTTTCGAGGGGTTCCACTCTACCTTTGTTTATTTCGTTAAAATTGCCAAGTTCTGGCTGCTTGCCTTCATCGCTTATCGATCAAACCGTTTATCAGCGGCTCAGTGTGGGCACAGGACAGGAAAGCGGAATTGAAATCGCTTTACGTACTTGTTTATGGTCTCGAAAGCGGCCCTGCAGGTCGATAAGGCAAGACGGAAAAACAATTGACGGTTCTATAAATTTCAGTgacattttggtttttatctTATCGGTggctatatatacacacatatgcGTGCCATATAGCGTATATTGCGTTTGTAAGCCAAAGGAGAAATGGCGCAGCGATAAGGGGGacggaaaaaatatattttttaaaactctTAAGCAGAGAGACACTTTGGCCGAAGGTGTGCTTTGCGATAAGATACCGCGAGTGCCTTACTAATTCCACATCTCTTACTTTACTTTTTAACCCCACAGCGCCGCCTGCACAAAGAGCTGATGTCCTTGATCAAGGAGCCGCCACCGGGCGTAACCGTCGACACCGAGAGCGTACAGCAAAATTTATCCGAGTAAGTACGGTCAGCAGAGTGGGCCAAGTTCAGCGCAACACTCAAACTGGTTTAGTTCGagcccgaaaaaaaaatcgcaACCTAATTCAGCCACCCGTGCAGTTTTGCCGTAAAGCCAAGACAATGCATGCAATTGTGGGGGACGACTGACACTCATCGTCATCACTCTTTTCTTTGTGAATTACAGAtggaaaataaacattaagggTTTCGAGGGCACTCTTTACGAGGGCGAGGACTTCCAGCTGCTGTTTAAATTCAACAATAAATATCCCTTCGACTCGCCAGAGGTGGGTTTGgccttgaaaatatttaattcaatacaTTTATATGGCATCTCTTTGTTGATGGCAGGTAACCTTCATCGGCACCAATATACCTGTGCATCCACATGTCTACAGCAATGGACACATCTGCCTCTCCATTCTGACCGAGGACTGGTCGCCGGCGCTGTCCGTGCAGTCCGTGTGCCTTAGCATAGCCTCCATGTTGAGCAGTTGCCGCGAGAAGAAGCGTCCTCCGGACAACACTCTCTACGTAAAGACCTGCAATAAGAATCCCAAAAAGACTAAGTGGTGGTATCAcggtgcgtatgcgtaatttttCACTTGTAGCCCAATAACTCAAGTGATTGTTTATTGCAGACGATTCTGTTTAGTTAGGAACTGCAATTTATGATTACTGCCCCCGCTGATGTTTGCTTTTCGCATCcgaaaccaacaacaacaacaacaagcagaacAGCAACTTCAACAACACCTGATTGCCATTCAAAAATAGAAGCAGACCCCACACTGAGCCAGAGCAGCCCCAAGTGCATTCGGATGCGAACAAAGCGAATCGAGTCAGCGAGAAGACGACCAGTAGTGTTTGGCAAACAATCACAGCGCATGCAGCAGCCGCGCTTCTAATTCTAGCTATTGTATAATCATCACAAGGCGTGTGCGAAACAAACAACTATTATTAAAtgttaacattttaattagatTGTTAAGAGACCGAAATTTAATGtctaaattaaatgttatgcTACCATCTAATGACTACCCAGGCGCATGTAAAGCAACCAAACGTCTGATACagatctgctgctgcttccacATTCCACGTCTTGGGCATCGTCCGAGATGAAGCATGATCCAGGCTTCAACTTATCAGCTTATGTTAACTTTGTATATGTTTGCCCTTAAAATCCAAGCAAAACTCATGAAACCATAAGTTAAGTCGAGACatttcaaatgtattagccgccACATCCCGGTCCCCCAATCATCTGTAATCTTCCCACCATCAACCCATTCGTAGGTCCTTAAGTTAATCCCCCACTTCGTGTACTTGGCTAGGATAGAGTCCAGCTGTGGCCAAAACCGATCGCAGAACATATTTACCTCTTAACTGTGCAAGTAGAACGTAGAACTTAGACGGGCCACTCGTCGCAATATCGATATAATTTAACTGTAATCTGTAATCTGTATAAAGAGTCCGATCTAGCATACGCCCTAtgcttacaaatatttactgttaaaaagtaattacaaataaaaaccagTCTGTAATCAAAGGCGACACTCGTTCCCTGCTTCAACGTAGGATATAGctttatttcattatatattACTTATAATACGATTACAATTTGAATGGACTCGTTTAGGACACATTTGTTTAACAAGGTAAGCGTTCTGTGCTCTATCGTTTTCAGCTCCCCTGCCTGGGGGTTCAGATTCCTCCTGCTGGCACGCCCGCATTGGGCGTGTAGTAAAGACCCTGCAGCGCCTCTTGGAGCGCCCGCTCGCAGGCAAGGGCAGAGGTGAAGCCGCCGGCGTTCTCCTGCGGCGTCTCTGAGCGTATGTGCGATGTATAGCCCATAGATTCGATATCGCTGGTTTCTGGCGGGTCAGGACCATCGGTGACGGCAATCAGGGGCTCGTAGACGAACAGCGGACCCTCCTCCGACTTGGGCACGGGCAGCAGAGTGGGATCCGCGGTCTGACCAAACTTGATGCCCGTAGAGAACTCGTTGGCCGGCTTCGGCGGCGGTAGTTGCTTCTCCTCCGCACGCTGCTTCTCCGCCTTCTCGGCGAACTCTGTGACGATTTGCGCGGCATCCTTACCGCTGTACATCAGCTCCTCGATAAGAGCCTGCTTATCCCGggccttcttcttcttgtgcTCGTTCTCCAGCTCCTCGAGCTCCTTCTTGCGCGCCTCCTCCTGCACGCGCTCCAGTTCCAGCATCTCCTCCAGCGCGTGCTCATCGCGCCCGACGCGCGTCTTGTTTCGCTGTATAACCTCGCGGTTATCGCGCTTGTAGGCCTCGATGCGCTTGTTAGTCTCTATGATCTCAATGTTGTTGCACAGATTGTACACAATATCCTCGATCTCCTCCAGGTAGTCGTTGTACTCCTCCAGCGACTCAAAGTCCTCCTCCCGTTTGTTATAGTCTCGCAGAATGCGACGCCTGATATCCACCTCCTTCTCCACCATGGGATCCTCAAAGAGCTGCACACGGAAGTTGTTCCTGCGCAGGGGAACCATGCACTCTGGGCAGGCACCAGATCCCTTCAAGAAGAGCAGGTCCACGCAGGACTCGCATAAAGTGTGTCCGCAAACGTTGACCATCAACTTCAGCGACGGGTTGCGGTACTTGGTGGTCTTGCACCGCGGGCACGCCTGGTCGTCCATGGCGGCTGGCTATGGTCTATGCCACTACCAACTTCTAGAGGATTTAGTCCCGCCAAATATCGAGAGAAATTGACAAAAAACAAGAGATCTTCGGCGGGTAGTTTAaggtgaactttttttttattttacttattttcaaAGTAAGCTGGGCACACTAATACTTACGTACTATCGATAGAAACAGCGCGGTATCGATAGTAGTATCGCATGTgactacaaaaaaattaaatgtattcgatacttttcaaattgaatttaaattttaatttttagtttaattggtgattttaaattgttagtgtataatttaatattattattctcttattaattatttagagCCAAAAAATCTTTTGGATTTCGATCATCTTTGTGTTTTAATAACATAAGATAAATCTTCTGAAAGAACCGAGCGAGAAGTACATACGTGTCAGTGTGATCTTTATGGCTCTtcttttttaaaccaaaagaaTCAAAGAATGAAAACGGGGGCAGCTATTTTAgttttcaaaatcaaaaacgGTAGATTCTAGTGAAAGCTTGTTGAGGAGAGCCATTCTGCTCTGCTGGCCTCGTTCTGGAACCGCTTGGCACGGCGGTTATAGAAAAGAAATTGATACAATTGTACTGCAAATGGCAAAATGCTATCCTTGTATATGGTTTTTGTTCGAGTCGATTAATTACTAGATAGATAGATAATACCTTGCTCAAAAAGAGACGATAAGACCAACTAGCATACGTCCaacaatttaagaaataagaaatatttcacACTTTTGTAAAATATGTCAACAGTCATTTTAGGAATTTATACTACAAaataagtgttttttttttttaatttgctaatGTTTTGATGTCTTTCCACCTCTATTTTATACACAAATAAATCCAATCGCAACCTAAGGCATCGATTTATATTTTGAGTTTTCTGTCAAAggattcaattttaaatatattctttcaCGGGTGCTGGTCACACTTAATGGCCCACAGACATTGGCGTTGCCAGAGTGTGCGTTGTCCTTCCGCTGGTTCAATTGTACTAGttctttttcaaatttaagcTAAACTCGTTAAAAACTCCAAAGGTTTAACTTTCCATTTCAAGTGCAACAAAACCCGTTAAGTTCTTCAATAAAAGAAATACGGCCAACAAGTCGTTcgtttaacatttttatttcaaacagCATACGCGGTAGTGGTTGTTCACATTAAGAGTAGAGTTTAAAtatgtgttttctttttaatatacaCGCATTTTTATGTCATAcgtatattttgatatatgtgtatatatatgtatgttctGAGTGTATatgcattaaataaatcaataatttaCATTAACCACAAGTCCTGACAGCCCGAGCTGCACGAGAGCGGACACTTGTTTTACATTTGTTTTAGCTGCtttattaattaacatttacaattaaatacaataaacaTTAGTAGTAgtgacatcatcatcatcatataTACCtcctatatactatatatatgcGCGCGTGAATGCAGGGTGTAGATAAAAGCATTGCCAAGCAGCAGTTGATCGAATAACCCAAAAGATCGCGGGCTCGTGTGTTAGTTGCATGTGTAATACTTGAGAAAAGGTTTGTGGGGTGAGTGGGTGTCGGGTGTGGGGTGTGGGGTGTGAGTGGGGTGCGATATAAAAGCACTGTTGTTGAAATACGAGGCGTACTCTAAGAAGAATTAGACTAACTTATCGCTAAGAACTTTTGCTTTATACAGGTTGATTTAGTCGAATATATATACGTAGGTATATCCATAAGTGGGGGAGGAAAGAATATATAGAGACAGAACCCAAAGGAGAATCGAAGGCGTCTTGTCTTTGTATAGGTTCTCAACAAATTTGTCGATTCAATTAGCAATCGAATCACTGTAAATATCACAATTTAGTTAACACATatgcaataataattataataactaaaataaatgtacGTAAGctgctcgtcgtcgtcgccatTAACAATAGAATCTACCAGTTTTAAGGGCGGCAGCCGAAAGAGTCAGAAGCATGCCCGCCTAGCCTTGCAGGGCGGTGACCTCTTCCTCCAGCTCGGCGTCCACCTCGTCGATCTTGGAGCCGCTGCAGCCTCGACACTTGCAGCAGATGATGCATGGAGCAGCCAAAAGTAATAGGGGCGaggccaccagcagcaggatGCCGAAGCCGGCAAAGATACCGATCACCTGGGCGCGATGCCAGACCACGGAGGCGCGCGAGTGACCCAACTTGTTCTTGCACGGTCCCTTGTCATAGTGACGCAGCAGAAAGTCGTCCTGGCAGGgattaaatttgattataaTAACTAATTTCCAAACATTTCGTGGGAATAACTCACGTCCAAACTGGCCAGGCAGTACCAGCAGAAGACGTGCTTGCAGCGCTTGCACATCATCTGGGCACAGCCCTCGTCCTTCTCGATGGGCACCGCGCACATGGGGCAGCACTTGATCAGCTCGTTGTCGAACGGTATCCCAATGTCGTCCTGGCCATCGGCAATCAGACGGCGTCCAAACTCATCGCAACTAATGTTTGGATGGTACTGTGGACAAAAAATGAGGGAAAACCAtcaataaatttgcatttccattacgaaaattccaaataaataaaacagctACATGGAAAACatgaaacaaaacataaatccCTAACATTTGACCACTTTGCTTTGTATTTATGCAggagatttatttatttatttttgtttttgttatgaGTGCTCAACTTTTTAACCTGGCATAgcattttatagttttttgtgctgggattcttgtttttttatgttttgttttatatattttggcaATTTCATTGCAAAACAGTGACATCATTTTTGATAAAACCACATTTTTCCCCGTCAGGAAATGGGAATTTAAATTGGCAACTCTGTGTAAATGAATATTGCAAAACGAATAGGTTTTATAGGTTCTTAAactgatttattttatgttgaTGATTTCCTGTTCAACCATTAggatttattataaattctgtaatttaaaaattttagttattaaagaaaaagtcAAACATCTAATCAATGGACTTTTTCAATCACTAAAGTTAACAGAAATTCTAAAATAGTTCAGTAATTAAACCCTCATCTGATTATagttactatattttttatacaactAAACTTACCGCCTTCTTGCAGAGGCCACAGAACTCGTCCTTGCAGGAGGGACAGTGCACGGCCACGGAAAGCACAACTGCTGTTCCGTTTCCGGCCTCGGCACTTCCACCTGCACTACCCGATGCCGCCTCCTGCTGTGGCGTGTAGCTCTGCGAGGTCGAAGGCGACTCATCCATTTGGCAAATGGCGCCGGGCTGAGGAGCTCCGCCCACCACGCAGATGGTCTCGCAGCCAGCACGCGGGCACCAGGTGCGCGTCTTGTCCAACTCGATTTCTACGGAATTTACAaagaaatttatgaatatatgGCTAAGGAAAAACTACTAAGAGAAAACCAACCTCGATTTAGGCGATAGCGATGATGCTTCTTCAGCTGATTCGTTGTGGTCAGGCTAGCGATCTCCGGCAGGGAAATGGCCCCCTGAGCCGGACACTTGGCGTCCGGGCAGGAGATTTCGTAGGCGCCCTCAGAGATCTCGAATTCCACATAGGCCCGCATGCACTGCAAGGAGAAAGGAGGAACGGTGATGAATTAGCTAAACAATTTGCAGGTCTTAGGCATAATCCGACTAAAGCCAAGGATACAACTCACTCTCCCTTTTCCCGGGGAGGCAAAAGTTTGTCAGGGCATTTAGCAAGTTTGGCTGGCATAGTTTTGGCCAACAAAACCGCAGGGCATGGCCAGCCGCAAAGCTGCGGCTGTCAGAATTATTTCATTTGCACTCACACCCTCcgaacacacgcacacacacccagagTGGCACACAAAAGTTGCCGCCTTTGCGGAagcttttataaataaagatttaaaaagttttccctTTCCTTCCCTGCTTCCTTCCGTCCGGCAGACATTAAAGTAATGGAATTGCAAACGGGAACCAAAACCGAAGGAAACTCTCAAACGCTTCGACACCAAGCATATTTTCCCCCCTTTCCACTCTCCCCCAATGAATTAAGGGTGGACCAAGCCAACAAACGGTATTTGGGCAGAAACTTTCTGTGTGTCCGTGGCACAAAAAGTGTCTCCTGCGGCTACTCTCCTCTTCTTGCGGCCAACTTTCTGTTTAGccgtaaataattaaaagtgaaTTTCTCTCTTTTACTCTCTCCCGTTCTGTCGCTCTGTCCCGACCGCTTTGGGACGCTTCACGCTTTCCCGGGCTCCCGGAAAACTTTCTGTTTGCTGCCtgaaaaataatgaaactaGATATTACGCTCAAAATgaaagttttcattttcacaGAGCAGTTGCATTAAGGCACTCTGAGAAATTTGTGccacataaaataaataaaactataagtAGGTCAATATTGGCTGAGAATTCCTGTGTAGAAgtcaaaaaagcaaaaatgtcTATCAAAATTCCTAATCTTTCTAAATAAAACCTAGCTTATGTTCTTTAACTTATTTCCTTTTCCAGTTTATTAATTCTAGCAAAAGAAACGTACATTTCTGATGTGTATTTTAAgcttagtttttttaattaaactctgCACTTTTCGTTATCTCCTTGCGTTATATCCATTTTTCCGAGTGCTTCCATCGCCAAGCCCGGCTGAGCTTAATCCCTGCGTTGAAGGCTTTCACCTGGCCATCAGTCAGTCAGgccgcagcagccacagcctCCGGATTTACAATGCGCGCAAAGGCTTTAAGCCGGCACTGAGCCCGGGGCCAGGACGGGAGGAGGGGGCACAACTATAACCTGGACAGATGGCCGAGTGCCAGCTGGAGTGCCACAATTTAGTGGCCTGCAGCCTGCAGCCAGGATTGTGGTGCAACTGATGCCGCTGGCATTTCCTGGCATTGCCACTGCCTACATCCTTTGTATGTGTGAACGAGAACTGCATACTTTTCG
It contains:
- the LOC108078523 gene encoding ubiquitin-conjugating enzyme E2 W isoform X1 produces the protein MLKLFKKSKDKIPKSEIITEPNEPRTPPVSKCGKPLQLDNCRRERRLHKELMSLIKEPPPGVTVDTESVQQNLSEWKINIKGFEGTLYEGEDFQLLFKFNNKYPFDSPEVTFIGTNIPVHPHVYSNGHICLSILTEDWSPALSVQSVCLSIASMLSSCREKKRPPDNTLYVKTCNKNPKKTKWWYHDDSV
- the LOC108078523 gene encoding ubiquitin-conjugating enzyme E2 W isoform X2, whose product is MSTMSPSERRLHKELMSLIKEPPPGVTVDTESVQQNLSEWKINIKGFEGTLYEGEDFQLLFKFNNKYPFDSPEVTFIGTNIPVHPHVYSNGHICLSILTEDWSPALSVQSVCLSIASMLSSCREKKRPPDNTLYVKTCNKNPKKTKWWYHDDSV
- the Mat1 gene encoding CDK-activating kinase assembly factor MAT1, whose protein sequence is MDDQACPRCKTTKYRNPSLKLMVNVCGHTLCESCVDLLFLKGSGACPECMVPLRRNNFRVQLFEDPMVEKEVDIRRRILRDYNKREEDFESLEEYNDYLEEIEDIVYNLCNNIEIIETNKRIEAYKRDNREVIQRNKTRVGRDEHALEEMLELERVQEEARKKELEELENEHKKKKARDKQALIEELMYSGKDAAQIVTEFAEKAEKQRAEEKQLPPPKPANEFSTGIKFGQTADPTLLPVPKSEEGPLFVYEPLIAVTDGPDPPETSDIESMGYTSHIRSETPQENAGGFTSALACERALQEALQGLYYTPNAGVPAGGI